The Streptomyces sp. NL15-2K genome contains a region encoding:
- a CDS encoding bifunctional adenosylcobinamide kinase/adenosylcobinamide-phosphate guanylyltransferase, with protein sequence MELTLLGTGAPAGLPRPSCPCATCATALGADARAATALLVDGTLLLDLTPGAAFAAARAGHSLGGVRQVLLSHPHEGPAVEVSAGLPQPGRVPDGRELALLTGHRVRAVAMDAPGTGYAVTGPDGQRLLYLPPGGAPAGLEKGAVETYDVVLTDVVGRPDALAKLRAVGALGPTTDVIAVHLDHDVPPGAEVRRRLAAAGARAVPDGTTLVVGVYEDVPDVPRRTLVLGGARSGKSLEAERRLEAFPDVLYVATGGSRNGDGEWAARVAAHRERRPGSWRTAETCDLVPLLKDDGPPLLIDCLSLWLTDAMDAVGAWDDAEWADGGERELRARVRELTGAVRATRRTVVAVSNEVGSGIVPATASGRRYRDELGRLNAAFASECEQVLLVVAGQALVLRG encoded by the coding sequence GTGGAACTCACTCTGCTTGGCACCGGTGCCCCCGCGGGGCTGCCCCGTCCCTCCTGTCCCTGTGCGACCTGTGCCACCGCGCTCGGCGCGGATGCCCGGGCGGCGACCGCGCTGCTCGTGGACGGGACGCTGCTGCTGGACCTGACACCCGGGGCGGCGTTCGCGGCCGCCCGGGCGGGGCATTCGCTGGGCGGCGTACGGCAGGTGCTGCTGTCGCATCCGCACGAGGGGCCGGCGGTCGAGGTATCGGCGGGGCTGCCGCAGCCCGGGCGGGTGCCGGACGGGCGGGAGTTGGCCCTGCTGACGGGCCATCGGGTGCGGGCCGTGGCGATGGACGCGCCCGGGACCGGGTACGCGGTGACCGGCCCGGACGGGCAGCGGCTGCTGTACCTGCCGCCGGGGGGTGCGCCGGCCGGTCTCGAGAAGGGGGCCGTCGAGACGTACGACGTCGTCCTCACCGACGTCGTGGGCCGGCCGGACGCCCTGGCCAAGCTGCGGGCGGTGGGAGCGCTGGGCCCGACGACCGACGTGATCGCCGTACATCTCGACCACGACGTGCCGCCGGGGGCCGAGGTGCGGCGGCGGCTGGCCGCGGCGGGGGCGCGGGCCGTACCGGACGGGACGACGCTGGTGGTGGGTGTGTACGAGGACGTGCCGGATGTGCCGCGGCGGACGCTGGTGCTGGGCGGGGCGCGCTCGGGGAAGTCGTTGGAGGCCGAGCGGCGGCTGGAGGCCTTCCCGGACGTGCTGTACGTGGCGACCGGCGGGTCCCGCAACGGCGACGGCGAGTGGGCCGCGCGCGTCGCCGCGCACCGGGAGCGACGGCCGGGTTCGTGGCGTACGGCCGAGACGTGCGACCTGGTGCCGCTGCTGAAGGACGACGGGCCGCCGTTGCTCATCGACTGTCTGTCCCTGTGGCTGACGGACGCGATGGACGCCGTCGGGGCGTGGGACGACGCGGAGTGGGCCGACGGCGGGGAGCGGGAGCTGCGCGCGCGGGTGCGGGAGTTGACGGGGGCGGTGCGGGCCACGCGGCGGACCGTGGTCGCCGTGTCGAACGAGGTGGGGTCGGGAATCGTGCCGGCCACGGCGTCCGGGCGCCGCTACCGGGACGAACTCGGGCGCCTGAACGCGGCGTTCGCGAGCGAGTGCGAGCAGGTGCTGCTGGTGGTGGCGGGGCAGGCGCTGGTGCTACGGGGCTGA
- a CDS encoding class I SAM-dependent methyltransferase — translation MSAPPARRLRSSVRAMLPFPEPESWLDVGTGEAHLPEAARELFPYTSFDGLDANPRVDWARLAERIEEAHVGHLTDPRITARLRARYDVVSMLHHLPHTRDPRQELRAAVAVLRPGGHLLVEAPDPRSVFAVLLGRRWSPGARPGPLHLLSLDELRTELESLGCTIVKRDRRIAHIPHDLSGALSVVLPKSWVVFPLLAAAKAIDLALAPLLSLTRFSNTYRLIARRDASAP, via the coding sequence ATGTCCGCACCGCCCGCACGACGCCTTCGCTCCTCGGTCCGGGCGATGCTGCCGTTCCCCGAGCCGGAGAGCTGGCTGGACGTGGGCACGGGCGAGGCCCACCTGCCCGAAGCGGCCAGAGAACTGTTCCCCTACACGTCCTTCGACGGCCTGGACGCCAACCCCAGGGTCGATTGGGCCCGCCTGGCCGAGCGCATCGAGGAGGCGCACGTGGGTCATCTGACGGACCCGCGGATCACGGCCCGGCTGCGCGCCCGCTACGACGTCGTCAGCATGCTCCATCACCTGCCGCACACCCGGGACCCCCGCCAGGAACTGCGTGCCGCCGTGGCCGTCCTGCGCCCCGGCGGCCACCTGCTCGTCGAAGCCCCCGACCCGCGGAGCGTCTTCGCCGTACTCCTCGGCAGGCGATGGTCCCCGGGGGCCCGGCCCGGCCCCCTCCACCTGCTGTCCCTGGACGAACTCCGCACGGAGCTGGAGTCCCTGGGCTGCACGATCGTCAAGAGGGACCGCAGGATCGCGCACATCCCCCACGACCTGTCGGGCGCGCTGTCCGTGGTCCTGCCCAAGTCATGGGTGGTCTTTCCGCTGCTGGCCGCGGCCAAGGCGATCGACCTCGCCCTGGCACCGCTGCTCAGCCTCACCCGCTTCTCGAACACCTACCGCCTGATCGCCCGACGCGATGCTTCAGCCCCGTAG
- the cobT gene encoding nicotinate-nucleotide--dimethylbenzimidazole phosphoribosyltransferase, producing MSSLNLDDFTDLIERPDGGVRRDAEARRERQIVPPGALGRLDDLGEWLAAAQSAVPVRPIEQPRVVLFAGDHGIAELGVSARPAGTADQLVRGVLEGGRPVSVLARRLGVPVRVVDMALDCDPGTLPGDVVRHRVRRGSGRIDLEDALTLEEAEAAFRAGMAVADEEVDSGTDLVVLGDVSVGGTTAAGVLVAALCGTDASVVTGRGGQAIDDLVWMRKCAAIRDALRRARPVLGDQLQLLATVGGADLAAITGFLLQSAVRKMPVILDGVVVAACALVGQRIAFRAPDWWLAGQNSGEPGQGKALDRMALEPLLDHGVTVGEGAGALLALPLVQAAAALAAELPEKPEVPEKAEESAEPEESGTSEWT from the coding sequence ATGAGCTCGCTTAATCTCGACGACTTCACCGATCTGATCGAGCGCCCCGACGGTGGTGTGCGCCGCGATGCCGAGGCGCGCCGGGAACGTCAGATCGTGCCGCCCGGAGCGCTGGGCCGCCTCGACGACCTGGGTGAGTGGCTGGCCGCGGCGCAGTCCGCCGTACCGGTGCGACCGATCGAACAGCCGCGGGTCGTGCTGTTCGCCGGCGACCACGGAATCGCCGAACTGGGCGTCTCGGCACGGCCCGCGGGCACGGCCGACCAGCTGGTGCGGGGGGTCCTGGAGGGCGGCCGTCCGGTGTCCGTGCTCGCCCGGCGGCTCGGGGTTCCCGTGCGGGTGGTCGACATGGCGCTGGACTGCGATCCCGGGACGCTGCCGGGCGATGTCGTACGGCACCGGGTGCGGCGCGGCAGCGGGCGGATCGACCTCGAGGACGCGCTGACCCTGGAGGAGGCGGAGGCCGCCTTCCGGGCCGGGATGGCGGTGGCCGACGAGGAGGTCGACTCCGGTACGGATCTGGTGGTGCTCGGCGATGTGAGCGTGGGCGGGACCACCGCGGCGGGTGTGCTGGTCGCCGCGCTGTGCGGGACCGACGCGTCCGTCGTGACCGGGCGGGGCGGTCAGGCGATCGACGACCTGGTGTGGATGCGCAAGTGCGCGGCGATCCGGGACGCGCTGCGGCGGGCCCGGCCCGTGCTCGGGGACCAGTTGCAGTTGCTGGCGACGGTGGGCGGGGCCGACCTCGCCGCGATCACGGGTTTCCTGTTGCAGAGCGCGGTGCGGAAGATGCCGGTGATCCTGGACGGGGTTGTCGTGGCCGCCTGTGCGCTGGTGGGCCAGCGGATCGCGTTCCGGGCGCCGGACTGGTGGCTGGCCGGACAGAACAGCGGGGAGCCCGGACAGGGAAAGGCCCTGGACCGGATGGCCCTCGAACCGCTGCTCGACCATGGGGTGACGGTCGGGGAGGGCGCGGGGGCGCTGCTGGCGTTGCCGCTCGTGCAGGCCGCGGCGGCGCTGGCCGCCGAGCTGCCCGAGAAGCCGGAGGTCCCCGAGAAGGCGGAGGAGTCCGCGGAGCCGGAGGAGTCCGGCACGTCGGAGTGGACGTAG
- a CDS encoding adenosylcobinamide-GDP ribazoletransferase, whose translation MSTTDSPPSWPHGLRFAFGTLTVLPVTVTRWDREAARTGMLCAPLAGLVVGASAAVLGGLLLFLGAGELLAAVASVAVPAVLTRGLHLDGLADTADGLGSGKPAEDALRIMKRSDIGPFGVITLVLALFAQVAALAQLYGDSWARGALAAVVSATAARLALTLAARTGVPAARPEGLGAAVAGVVPVRGAVVAAGAVTLAAAGAGALFGSYGAVRTALAVLAALAVAELLLRHCTRRFGGVTGDVFGGLAETAATTALVVLSLGR comes from the coding sequence GTGTCCACGACCGACTCGCCTCCCTCCTGGCCGCACGGCCTCCGCTTCGCCTTCGGCACGCTCACCGTGCTCCCGGTGACGGTGACGCGCTGGGACCGGGAGGCGGCCCGCACCGGCATGCTGTGCGCCCCGCTCGCCGGGCTGGTGGTCGGCGCCTCGGCCGCCGTACTCGGGGGGCTCCTGCTGTTCCTGGGCGCGGGTGAGCTGCTCGCCGCCGTCGCTTCCGTCGCCGTACCCGCCGTCCTGACCCGTGGCCTGCATCTCGACGGGCTCGCGGACACCGCCGACGGACTGGGCAGCGGCAAGCCCGCCGAGGACGCGCTGCGGATCATGAAGCGGTCGGACATCGGGCCGTTCGGCGTGATCACCCTCGTCCTCGCACTGTTCGCGCAGGTGGCCGCCCTCGCACAGCTCTACGGCGACTCCTGGGCCCGGGGTGCCCTCGCCGCCGTCGTCTCGGCGACCGCCGCCCGGCTGGCCCTCACCCTGGCCGCGCGCACCGGCGTACCGGCCGCCCGGCCGGAGGGGCTCGGGGCCGCGGTGGCGGGCGTGGTGCCGGTGCGGGGCGCGGTGGTCGCCGCCGGGGCCGTGACGCTGGCGGCGGCCGGCGCCGGCGCGCTCTTCGGGTCCTACGGCGCCGTCCGCACGGCCCTCGCGGTCCTCGCCGCCCTCGCCGTCGCCGAACTGCTGCTACGGCACTGCACGCGCCGCTTCGGCGGGGTGACCGGGGACGTGTTCGGCGGACTCGCGGAGACGGCGGCGACGACGGCGCTCGTGGTGCTGTCGCTGGGGCGCTAG
- a CDS encoding leucyl aminopeptidase — protein sequence MTALTLSTAAAPGLRADAIVIGVAKSTEGPVVAPGAESVDKAYDGRLAGVLETLGASGAEGEVTKLPAPAGFKAPLVVAVGLGAEPEKDSGFDAEALRKAAGVAARALAGSKKAAFALPLTDAADAGAVAEGVLLGAYSFDTYKDSGKDAKAKDAKGKNGKAPLAEAALLGGKPRDRAYKAAVERATAVSEELNRARDLINMPPNDLNPEAFAAVAQAAAKEHGIKVQVLDEKALVKDGYGGILGVGSGSASGPRLVKLSYTSSKSKKHLAFVGKGITYDSGGISLKPAGHNETMKCDMSGAAAVLGAVVAAARLGLEVNVTGWLALAENMPSGSATRPGDVLRMYSGKTVEVLNTDAEGRLVLADALWAASQEKPDAILDVATLTGAMVLALGNRTFGIMANDDAFRTAVHEAAEEVGEPTWPMPLPEHLRKGMDSSTADIANMGERMGGGLVAGLFLKEFVGEGITWAHLDIAGPAFNEGGPFGYTPKGGTGTAVRTLVRVAELTAAGDLG from the coding sequence GTGACTGCTCTCACTCTCAGCACCGCCGCGGCGCCCGGCCTGCGGGCCGACGCGATCGTGATCGGTGTCGCCAAGAGCACCGAGGGCCCGGTCGTCGCACCGGGCGCCGAATCCGTGGACAAGGCGTACGACGGCAGGCTCGCCGGCGTCCTGGAGACCCTCGGTGCCTCCGGTGCCGAGGGCGAGGTGACGAAGCTGCCCGCCCCGGCCGGCTTCAAGGCGCCGCTCGTGGTGGCGGTGGGCCTGGGCGCCGAACCCGAGAAGGACTCCGGGTTCGACGCGGAGGCCCTGCGCAAGGCCGCCGGCGTGGCCGCGCGCGCCCTTGCCGGTTCCAAGAAGGCCGCGTTCGCGCTGCCCCTCACGGACGCCGCCGACGCCGGCGCGGTCGCCGAGGGCGTACTGCTCGGCGCCTACTCCTTCGACACCTACAAGGACAGCGGCAAGGACGCGAAGGCCAAGGACGCCAAGGGCAAGAACGGCAAGGCGCCGCTCGCCGAGGCCGCGCTGCTCGGCGGCAAGCCCCGCGACCGCGCGTACAAGGCGGCCGTCGAGCGCGCCACCGCCGTGTCCGAGGAACTCAACCGGGCCCGCGACCTGATCAACATGCCGCCGAACGACCTCAACCCGGAGGCGTTCGCCGCCGTCGCGCAGGCCGCGGCCAAGGAGCACGGCATCAAGGTGCAGGTGCTCGACGAGAAGGCGCTGGTCAAGGACGGATACGGCGGCATCCTGGGCGTCGGCTCCGGCTCGGCGTCGGGCCCGCGGCTGGTGAAGCTGTCGTACACCTCCTCCAAGTCGAAGAAGCACCTCGCCTTCGTCGGCAAGGGCATCACCTACGACTCGGGCGGCATCTCGCTGAAGCCGGCGGGCCACAACGAGACGATGAAGTGCGACATGAGCGGTGCGGCCGCCGTGCTCGGCGCGGTGGTCGCCGCCGCCCGTCTGGGGCTCGAGGTCAACGTCACCGGCTGGCTGGCGCTCGCCGAGAACATGCCGTCGGGCTCGGCCACGCGGCCGGGTGACGTGCTGCGGATGTACAGCGGCAAGACGGTGGAGGTGCTGAACACCGACGCGGAGGGGCGTCTGGTCCTGGCCGACGCGCTGTGGGCGGCGTCGCAGGAGAAGCCGGACGCGATCCTGGACGTGGCGACGCTGACCGGGGCGATGGTGCTGGCGCTGGGGAACCGGACGTTCGGGATCATGGCCAACGACGACGCCTTCCGTACGGCGGTGCACGAGGCCGCGGAGGAGGTCGGTGAGCCGACGTGGCCGATGCCGCTGCCGGAGCACCTGCGCAAGGGGATGGACTCCTCCACCGCCGACATCGCGAACATGGGTGAGCGGATGGGCGGCGGGCTGGTCGCCGGTCTGTTCCTGAAGGAGTTCGTGGGTGAGGGGATCACCTGGGCGCACCTGGACATCGCGGGGCCGGCCTTCAACGAGGGCGGGCCTTTCGGGTACACGCCGAAGGGCGGTACGGGCACCGCGGTGCGGACGCTGGTGCGGGTCGCCGAGCTGACCGCCGCGGGTGACCTGGGCTGA
- the lpdA gene encoding dihydrolipoyl dehydrogenase has protein sequence MANDASTVFDLVILGGGSGGYAAALRGAQLGLDVALIEKDKVGGTCLHRGCIPTKALLHAGEIADQARESEQFGVKATFEGIDVPAVHKYKDGVVAGLYKGLQGLIASRKVTYIEGEGRLSSPTSVDVGGQRVQGRHVLLATGSVPKSLPGLEIDGNRIISSDHALVLDRVPTSAIVLGGGVIGVEFASAWKSFGTDVTVIEGLKHLVPVEDENSSKLLERAFRKRGIKFNLGTFFSKAEYTQDGVKVTLADGKEFEAEVLLVAVGRGPVSAGLGYEEQGVAMDRGYVLVDEYMRTNVPTISAVGDLVPTLQLAHVGFAEGILVAERLAGLKTVPIDYDGVPRVTYCHPEVASVGITEAKAKEIYGADKVVALKYNLAGNGKSKILNTAGEIKLVQVKDGAVVGVHMVGDRMGEQVGEAQLIYNWEALPAEVAQLVHAHPTQNEALGEAHLALAGKPLHAHD, from the coding sequence GTGGCGAACGACGCCAGCACCGTTTTCGACCTAGTGATCCTCGGCGGTGGTAGCGGTGGTTACGCCGCGGCCCTGCGCGGGGCGCAGCTGGGCCTGGACGTCGCCCTGATCGAGAAGGACAAGGTCGGCGGCACCTGCCTGCACCGAGGTTGCATCCCCACCAAGGCCCTGCTGCACGCGGGCGAGATCGCCGACCAGGCCCGCGAGAGCGAGCAGTTCGGTGTGAAGGCCACCTTCGAGGGCATCGACGTACCGGCCGTCCACAAGTACAAGGACGGGGTCGTCGCCGGCCTGTACAAGGGTCTGCAGGGGCTCATCGCCTCCCGCAAGGTGACCTACATCGAGGGTGAGGGCCGCCTGTCGTCCCCGACCTCCGTCGATGTGGGCGGTCAGCGCGTCCAGGGCCGCCACGTGCTCCTGGCGACCGGCTCCGTGCCGAAGTCGCTGCCGGGCCTGGAGATCGACGGCAACCGGATCATCTCCTCCGACCACGCCCTCGTCCTGGACCGCGTGCCTACGTCCGCGATCGTCCTCGGCGGCGGTGTCATCGGCGTCGAGTTCGCCTCCGCCTGGAAGTCCTTCGGTACGGACGTCACCGTCATCGAGGGCCTGAAGCACCTCGTCCCGGTCGAGGACGAGAACTCCTCGAAGCTTCTTGAGCGCGCCTTCCGCAAGCGCGGCATCAAGTTCAACCTGGGCACCTTCTTCTCGAAGGCCGAGTACACCCAGGACGGTGTCAAGGTCACCCTCGCCGACGGCAAGGAGTTCGAGGCCGAGGTGCTGCTCGTGGCCGTCGGCCGCGGGCCCGTCTCCGCCGGTCTCGGTTACGAGGAGCAGGGCGTCGCCATGGACCGCGGCTATGTCCTGGTCGACGAGTACATGCGCACCAACGTCCCGACCATCTCCGCCGTCGGTGACCTGGTCCCGACGCTCCAGCTCGCGCACGTCGGCTTCGCCGAGGGCATCCTGGTGGCGGAGCGTCTGGCCGGTCTGAAGACGGTCCCGATCGACTACGACGGTGTCCCGCGGGTGACGTACTGCCACCCGGAGGTCGCCTCCGTCGGTATCACCGAGGCCAAGGCCAAGGAGATCTACGGCGCGGACAAGGTCGTCGCTCTGAAGTACAACCTGGCGGGCAACGGCAAGAGCAAGATCCTGAACACCGCGGGCGAGATCAAGCTCGTCCAGGTCAAGGACGGTGCCGTGGTCGGCGTCCACATGGTCGGCGACCGCATGGGCGAGCAGGTCGGCGAAGCCCAGCTGATCTACAACTGGGAAGCGCTGCCCGCCGAGGTGGCCCAGCTCGTCCACGCCCACCCCACGCAGAACGAGGCTCTCGGCGAGGCCCACCTGGCCCTGGCCGGCAAGCCCCTCCACGCGCACGACTGA
- the sucB gene encoding 2-oxoglutarate dehydrogenase, E2 component, dihydrolipoamide succinyltransferase, with amino-acid sequence MAVSVTLPALGESVTEGTVTRWLKAEGERVEADEPLLEVSTDKVDTEIPSPAAGVLASIKVAEDETVEVGAELAVIDDGTGAPAAAPAPAVEEVAAPPAPEPTPAAQPSTEQAAPAPAPTAEAAAGAGSAEGTDVVLPALGESVTEGTVTRWLKAVGDSVEADEPLLEVSTDKVDTEIPAPTSGVLLEITVGEDETAEVGAKLAVIGAPGAAPAAAPAPAAPAPAPAAEAPAPAPAPAPAPAAPAAPAPAPAAQATDEGAYVTPLVRKLAAENGVDLATVKGTGVGGRIRKQDVIAAAEAAKAAAAAPAPAAAAAPAAAKKAPTLEASPLRGQTVKMPRIRKVIGDNMVKALHEQAQLSSVVEVDVTRLMKLRGRAKDAFAAREGVKLSPMPFFVKAAAQALKAHAPVNARINVDEGTITYFDTENIGIAVDSEKGLMTPVIKNAGDLNLAGIAKATAELAGKVRGNKITPDELSGATFTISNTGSRGALFDTIIVPPGQVAILGIGATVKRPAVIETEEGTVIGVRDMTYLTLSYDHRLVDGADAARYLTAVKAILEAGEFEVELGL; translated from the coding sequence ATGGCGGTTTCCGTAACCCTTCCGGCGCTCGGCGAGAGCGTCACCGAGGGCACTGTCACTCGCTGGCTGAAGGCCGAGGGCGAACGCGTCGAGGCCGACGAGCCGCTGCTCGAGGTGTCGACCGACAAGGTCGACACCGAGATCCCCTCGCCCGCCGCCGGTGTCCTGGCGTCCATCAAGGTCGCCGAGGACGAGACCGTTGAGGTCGGCGCCGAGCTGGCCGTCATCGACGACGGCACGGGCGCCCCCGCTGCCGCCCCGGCCCCGGCCGTCGAGGAGGTCGCCGCCCCGCCGGCGCCCGAGCCCACCCCGGCCGCCCAGCCGTCCACCGAGCAGGCCGCTCCGGCCCCCGCTCCCACCGCCGAGGCCGCCGCCGGTGCCGGCTCCGCCGAGGGCACGGACGTCGTCCTGCCCGCGCTCGGCGAGTCCGTCACCGAGGGCACCGTCACCCGCTGGCTGAAGGCGGTCGGCGACTCCGTCGAGGCCGACGAGCCGCTGCTGGAGGTGTCGACCGACAAGGTGGACACCGAGATCCCGGCGCCCACCTCCGGTGTGCTGCTCGAGATCACGGTCGGCGAGGACGAGACCGCCGAGGTCGGTGCCAAGCTGGCCGTCATCGGCGCTCCGGGGGCGGCTCCGGCCGCTGCTCCGGCCCCCGCCGCTCCGGCCCCGGCCCCGGCTGCCGAGGCCCCTGCCCCGGCCCCGGCTCCGGCACCCGCCCCCGCGGCACCGGCCGCTCCGGCTCCGGCTCCCGCCGCGCAGGCCACCGACGAGGGCGCCTACGTCACCCCGCTGGTGCGCAAGCTCGCCGCCGAGAACGGCGTCGACCTGGCCACCGTCAAGGGCACCGGCGTCGGCGGCCGTATCCGCAAGCAGGACGTCATCGCCGCCGCCGAGGCCGCGAAGGCCGCCGCCGCCGCTCCGGCTCCGGCCGCTGCCGCCGCTCCGGCCGCCGCCAAGAAGGCGCCGACGCTGGAGGCCTCCCCCCTCCGTGGCCAGACCGTCAAGATGCCGCGCATCCGCAAGGTCATCGGCGACAACATGGTCAAGGCCCTGCACGAGCAGGCCCAGCTGTCCTCGGTGGTCGAGGTCGACGTCACCCGCCTGATGAAGCTGCGCGGCCGGGCCAAGGACGCGTTCGCGGCCCGTGAGGGCGTCAAGCTCTCCCCGATGCCGTTCTTCGTCAAGGCGGCGGCCCAGGCGCTGAAGGCCCACGCGCCCGTCAACGCCCGGATCAACGTGGACGAGGGCACGATCACCTACTTCGACACCGAGAACATCGGTATCGCGGTGGACTCCGAGAAGGGCCTGATGACCCCGGTCATCAAGAACGCCGGTGACCTCAACCTCGCCGGTATCGCCAAGGCCACGGCGGAGCTCGCGGGCAAGGTCCGCGGCAACAAGATCACCCCGGACGAGCTGTCCGGCGCGACCTTCACCATCAGCAACACCGGTTCGCGCGGTGCGCTGTTCGACACGATCATCGTGCCGCCGGGTCAGGTCGCGATCCTCGGCATCGGTGCCACGGTCAAGCGCCCGGCCGTCATCGAGACGGAGGAAGGCACGGTCATCGGCGTCCGCGACATGACGTACCTGACCCTGTCCTACGACCACCGCCTGGTGGACGGCGCCGACGCGGCCCGTTACCTGACCGCGGTCAAGGCGATCCTGGAGGCGGGCGAGTTCGAGGTCGAGCTCGGCCTCTGA
- a CDS encoding GntR family transcriptional regulator, which produces MTAPVVHSLREQIREHIVEGIVSGRWKPGERIVERRIATELEVSQTPVREALRELESLRLIESAPNKGVRVRNLTAADLEESYPVRAGLEAIAAELAAGRLAEDCSALEPHVAALYEADRKSDGTGQVRHTVAFHRELVRAAGNSVLLHTWEGLGIEVFTALSIRWLGTVQQSYAEEHEELVAAFQRRDPRIAEIVKAHVLGCAPRA; this is translated from the coding sequence ATGACCGCGCCCGTCGTCCACTCGCTGCGCGAGCAGATCCGCGAGCACATCGTGGAGGGGATCGTCAGCGGGCGCTGGAAGCCGGGCGAGCGGATCGTCGAGCGGCGGATCGCCACCGAGCTGGAGGTCAGTCAGACGCCGGTGCGGGAGGCGCTGCGGGAGCTGGAGTCGCTGCGGCTGATCGAGTCGGCGCCGAACAAGGGCGTGCGGGTGCGGAACCTGACGGCGGCCGATCTGGAGGAGTCGTATCCGGTCCGGGCCGGCCTGGAGGCGATCGCGGCGGAGCTGGCGGCGGGGCGGCTGGCGGAGGACTGCTCGGCCCTGGAACCACACGTCGCCGCCCTGTACGAGGCCGACCGCAAGTCGGACGGGACGGGCCAGGTGCGGCACACGGTCGCCTTCCACCGCGAGCTGGTCCGGGCGGCGGGCAACTCGGTGCTGCTGCACACCTGGGAGGGCCTCGGCATCGAGGTGTTCACGGCGCTGTCGATCCGCTGGCTGGGGACGGTGCAGCAGTCGTATGCGGAGGAGCACGAAGAGCTGGTGGCCGCGTTCCAGCGGCGGGACCCGCGGATCGCCGAGATCGTGAAGGCGCATGTGCTGGGGTGCGCGCCGCGTGCGTGA